The window GAAGCCATAGCCTTCAGTTCTGTAGCGCTGCCAGAAATCCAAGGAAAGAACTTTGAAATATAGCACTGGCCACTGGGGTAATGATCCTGCACAGATTATCAGCACTTTATTTTCATATCATCAGGAGGTTGTCTATGTGATGTATTTTTCTATTCTTTAGTTACAGATATTCTGCGGCAATAAAAGATCTCACCATCAGACTCGTCTTCTTTATGGAAAAAGGTCTCAAAACTGAATGGATAGGAGAAAAAGGCAACATCCTCCTACAGAACAGAGAACATGCATGCCACATTTCCATGAACACAGAGCTGGGAGATGGGGTTCACAAAAatggagtgtctatttacactaagtacaAATAGCCCACCTTGTTGGCTGAAGCTATTTACACTATCTCCACCCACCAATGAAAATGAAGAATATAATCAATCGGATCAGTGTatggagggctttattgtcccaataaggtggcatcaatttattaatttgaattaaaatgtacacttaaTATTGCATGCTGTTTTACAATGTACTACAATAATGAGGTGCATATAATTGCTACTGTGCAATAAGTAGTAAAATTTTAACATTGTGTAATAGAATAGAATCTATAGCTATTTGcaagtgtaaatagcatctatcgCTAAGAAAACATGCTATTTTCATTTACTAAAATGACGTCTTACCTTTCCCACACTGCATGTGCGACACGTCTGCGTCACACCAGACAGACAGTGAGAGGGAACACTGGACCAATCTGAAAAACATGGAACAACCTCAATATCATGAATTACTGACATAAATTACACAAAACAGTAATACAGTGACTAATGTCTAGCCACGTAAGTCATTCTTAAAAGGTCTGAatgtcatttaattaatttaaaaatcaaaatgtgtACCTTTGTCTTCATTTTGAACAGTATAACTGATGCTTGAAAAAAATGTGCTTGtgctttctttaaaataaatacctCTTGGTTTGATTTTGTCATCAAATGCAATgccatgaataaatatatatgtataagtgTGACTtaaactttgaaatatttttccCTTTCTATGGGGTTGAAAATAGGTTGACTTACTATTTGGTAAATCCAGGAAGAAATGGACATAAAGATTGTCATACTCATAGCCCTGAGCAGAAACTGGAAGGAAAAATTGCCATATTATGATCCGAGCAGAGTAACTTTTGAGACCTAGTTTGCAGTAAAAAAATCCTTATGATTCAGGATAACTGTTAGTACTCACCAATCTCTCCATTTACAATCAGCCGAAGTATTCCTGGAGGAGGCTAAAAGGAAATGTTTGGACAGTCAGAATGAAAATGTTACCTTTGTTTATTTggaacacattatttttttttttttgagaccatGAGTCTGGATAAGCACTACAATTCTTACCATTTCAAAGTCTTGGCCAACCAGGCTATTGAGGTAATCTTTGTGACGtgtgtacagcttaaaaaaaaaaaaaaaaaaaggaaaggtgtGAGGATGATGACTCCACCAGAAAGGGGTCAGCAATCCATCAGTGAGCCTCGGGCCAGCCAAAGAATTCCATATTGCTCCAGGGACATTGGCTGTCCAGTTTAAGATGATTTGGATAAAAagagtttgtttaaaaaaataaatagatagataagaATGTAATAGTGTGTTATAGTATTATGAAATTTCTTTATTAGTATcataataattgttttctattgagaatttattaatattttgtaaaagcttttatttctatagtttttaaagtaattttcttatttacttttatatgttttttattgatatatttctttatttcatatttcacgtttttttgtttagttttttgcctTGATTTTGACAGTAAGTTGACAGGAAACAAAGTTAGAGAGAGAGACGGGGGTGGGTGGGACTGGTCCACGAGTGTAGACTCGAACTCGAACACTATGTGTTGGTTTGCTGATTACGAGGCTATTGGCGCAATGCTAGCAATTTTAGTACTGCTTATTTTATCTCAGTTAGTTGCATAGGCAACAATAATTGTGCCTCAACATTTAATGTGCTTCCAAGGCCCAAATTTCATTTCTACCCTTTGCAGATATGGCAATCCCAAAACAAAGGGAGAACAAAGGGACATACATCTCTGTACATGCgctgctctttctctttctcctctgCATGAATGTCTGATGAGGCGTTCTCCAGATACAGCCTCCACACCTCCCTCTTCTCCCCCTGCGTTTCAAACCTGGTGTCAAATACACCTTCTGTAATCACAATCAACTCTTCCCAATATTATTCATAAGGGTAACTGACAGAAGTGGTAGGTCTTGCCTGTATGCTCCTCTGTTGTTGTTAAAGTCTGGTTTTATTGTGATTACTCCATTACCGTCTGCTTTAATGGTGCATAATATATATTCATTCTCTTTCAGGCCCAATCTGTAAAACACAGTCACATGTCTGGTTATTTCAAATTAAGAGATAGTggtgatataaaaatacaaaatacccTTTTTGGTGTCAAAAACCTTCAACTGCATTATAAGTGGAGCTCCgatcaaataaattataatgtatgATATGTTTAAGTGGCTAAAGAAGAGTATCATCACACTTACTTCCCTGAAGGCCCAAGATCTCCCATGATGTGCATGGTCTGCACTGGTGTGTTGATGATGTGGCTGTTCTTTATAAACTCCTCCGAAGGCTCCCATGTGATTAAACGTGTCTTGGGAACAACTGACTCTCTAAATTGTGCAGTAAATAATAGAGGTAAACCTCCTTAACATTTCAGATATGATAAATGCTTATCATAAAACCATCTTACAGGCAACTAATATAGGCTTCTAGGTACACTTACACAGCACGTCTCTCTTGTCTCCTGTGTCTAACATTGGCCATGCGTTCTGCTAAAAAGGTTGGTGTGGACTGAGCTGGGATCAGCAGACTCTGGGCTTGCTGTCAATACAATCACAACTTctgaaaactgtaaaaacatatgCAGCCTAACCTATACATCTATTGGTGAATCTCACCAAGCCAATTTCTCAAATTCTCTTTGGGCGGGAAAACCTATTCcattcccattgacttctattaGTGCAAGTCATTGGGaactgaaactgtttggttatcagcaTTCTTCACAATATCTTTTTACATGTTCAGCAaaagaaataaatgcatacatgttaGGAATGGCATAAAGGTGAGCAAATAATGAGAACATTTTGGGGTGGACTATCCCATAATGGTCTTAAAGTTTTGTTTGATTttctttatacatatatatatatatatatatatatatactttttattttgtggGGAAATATGACCTGTGTATGTTTTTGTCaggtttgaaaaaataaaatggtagAGTCAACCGACCTCTTCCCATTTGGAAAAACGATCAAAGTCCGTGTAGGTGAAAATACGCTGGTTTTGTCTTCTTCCGGATCTTTCCATTGCCTTGATCTCTGTGTGATACTGACGCTCCAGTGGTGTTTGACAATTTGACGCTGTTTGGTAAAGGTCCACTTCATACTGTACACCAATGACAAAACAGAACTTATCAAGtacaccatgaaaaaaaaattaggctGCTGACTATTTAGTATAGGGTGACCAGATGTGCTCGATTTCCAGGGACAATCCCAGTTTTTGGTGTTCTGTCCACATTTGGAGCTTTTCCTGGAAATGTCTCTgttttacagtacattaaaaacaGCCAACAAATacattgcgaaaaaaaaaaaaacctgaccaaCACAGCTAGCTGGTTATCGGAGCAATGGTGTAGTGATtattttcaccaaaaaatgaTCACGTGCCACCACTTTAGTCTTTAAGAACTTAACTTAAACTTAATCAACTGTCAAAAGAGACAGTAGTAGTAACAGTAGTAGTAACATACTaactatatttgttttattaaatactgtTTGTATGTGCTTTATTACAGGGCTTCAACAGGGACAGGGTTGAATTGCAGACAACTTTAAACGTTCCCAAAAGTTCCATCATCATATCTTAACTTTACCACATGAAGGTACAGAAGATATGAATATATCgataaataatacaaaagaaaaaatgcaaatcaGTAACACTTACAACAATTACATTTGCAGTAAACAAATACTTTGTGCTCAAAATGAgtctaaaatgctaaataattagCCTAATTAAGTAGAATAAGAGTCATTTCCATGCACAAAACATAAAAGACCATTTGAAAAGATAAAAAGAGTTAATTGTTGTAAACAGTACAATCAGTTTgcgtaaaaaatgaaaatgataatgtATTGTAcaatttagaaaatgtatttatcctGTTCTTATATAATGGGTTTTTGTAAAGTGATAATTTTGTTATAATATTGTTTTGTACTGTTAGCTGTTCACAATggttactgtaataataataataataataattattattattattataacaaatgaGATTTCAATGATATTTTGATCACTTAAATAGGAAATGTCCCCGATTCCAGAAATGtcagaaatctggtcaccttAATTTTGTAGCAcccaaaaacacataaaaaaacacacactagtGCCCTCACTAGTGGCCTACCTGACTGAAGACCTTCTCTTGCCAACCAACCACCAGTTCCTCCGCATCAGTGGCTGTTAGAAAGAGAACGAGAAAATTATTATCCACCATACTCCAGAGAATATTTGTGATAGGTTCATATCAGATATATATCAGTGTCTTTCACGTACTGGAAGCTGCTTGTGTCTGGGAGCTGAAGGTGTCCAGCTCTATAACCCCTCTCTCCTGCTGAGAAAGCACTTGCTGATGGAGATGTTGAGACAGAGCAGCTGTGGAGGTCACACGCTGTATGCGCActctgaaacagaaacaaaacagctACGGTACCATGTAATACATGGGGAAGTCGTGGtgtaatggttagagagtttgactccaaaCCCTAAGGTTgagggtttgagtctcaggctggtTTCCTAACATTTTATCCTACCTGTCAGATTTTCAtacccgggtttactgcgcatgtgcacatcaatattgcgtcctttttctcatgctaaacaacgatatttaaagtatctgcattactgtaagagtAGGTTTAGGGGTTGAGGTAGGTGTAgcctttaataaaaatgcaatctaattggtagaaaagaATATTCagtgttggtttcctgtagctgtatcccttctagctacaaccgtggatataaaatataattactgtatttgcagtactgtagggttgtggtaggtgtagacctAAATAATCCATaattttacagtagcatttttcgttgttgAATTGTACCACCCACTGTTTTAGAGGAaggtaggaaaatctgaaatCGTAGGACAAATTGACAGAAcaccggcaataccatgactaagGTGCTCTTGGGCAAGgcactgggtgtgtgtgtgtgtgtgtgtgtgtgtgtgtgtgtgtgtgtgtgtgtgtttggataggTTAAATCAAGGACTttagttaaatgcagagcacaaattccgagtatgggtcaccatacttggctttatTTCACTTTACATGTTGATTTTGGGCATATTACAGTTGCATTATTTGTAATGCCTTGGAGTGACTTGGAGCATCGTGTGAAGTAAATACAGTGGTACATGGATTTGGTAATCATTCAGAATCATGGTAAAAAGACCTTGACAGTTTCATGGTGCACTTATTTGTAAGATGGGCATACCATAGTACTTCAACATATATCACGgaactgaaattaatatttacattgtaCAAGTTGTTTCGAAGAATACCATGGTAAAAGACATGGTAAATACATTTGGTGCATTTCATAGTGtgtatacttttattttagatgtCAAGTACACTCAAACAACGTCACTTACCGTATTCGTAAGTTTTTAACTGCATCCCGGGAACGATACACCGCTTCTCCGGTGTCAGTGCACCAACCGTCGGCCATATCTGACACTCGGCCTCAAAAGATACAAATCTTTAGCTTGTAGTGTATTCTTTGCATAGGCTGACTATTAAAAAAACTCACACCAAGCATGAACAAGGACAAACAGTTTGAAATGATTTACTTATTCTCCGGTAGGAAGTTAACGCGACACATCTGCGTCTCGTTGCATAGTAACGTAACACACTAACGGAAGCAGCCGGAAGTCCATTATGCGCACGCTCGGTGCGGATATACAGACGCTGTTCTCAAATCAGCCAGAGCTGCACTCTTACTCAGTCCACAGAAACGCGGGCGGAGACTGCAACTGATCTGGGAGCGGAAGTGATAGTAAACACACTCCATGCTTCACATCCGCGTTAACCACTGCCTACGAACAGAAAGCTGTTCCACATGGTTGTGTTTCTTGTTGAGCAACGAATATAGAGGATTGGAAATGCCTGAGGTTGGTTCCTGACATCATTTTACTTTGCTAAaattgaaaattctgctttgtttaattagtttgtttatattttaatcctGAAGGGCGGCGTAACCTTTTGGTCAGCAGCAGCGGCAGCACTATAGAAGCAGATTAATCATATTTTCTTAAGGAAATAATGAATCATCTGTTAAAAGCGACGCACAGCGTTGAAGTGAATTAATCTAGCTGCTCTTATTTTGTTTCCCAGCGGGTGTTTAGCTGATTTTGCTTGTCAGCCAAGCCTGAACAGTTTGACAATTCCCCAAAACGGTTCTAAAACCATCAAACCAGGTTGGATTAAACTGTTTTTAAGGCATATTTGAGCAAATAATTAAAGACAAATATGCAGGCGTGGAAAACAGTTTTCAAAGTCTTCCTGGCCTCCAACAGAACTAGGAATAGATGTTGTTTGTTAGGGCTGAAGGAATTATACTTTACACCTTTCACACAACATGCGGCCTATAGTTGCACAACAGCACTTTTCAATCCAAGAGACAAGTCAGATGAGAGATTTACCTCTAGTAAAATCAAAAAGACATTTTTTTCTAAGCAGCATAAATATGCTGCTAACAGAGATGATAATCTCAAACCAGCAAAAGCGCAAAGGGGAAAAGTGTCATCAGAGCTTCAGAAACTAAGGTTTGAAGATTTCAGTGAGTCAGAAACCGGAAGGGTTTT of the Carassius gibelio isolate Cgi1373 ecotype wild population from Czech Republic chromosome A5, carGib1.2-hapl.c, whole genome shotgun sequence genome contains:
- the LOC127993923 gene encoding tectonic-like complex member MKS1, with the translated sequence MADGWCTDTGEAVYRSRDAVKNLRIRVRIQRVTSTAALSQHLHQQVLSQQERGVIELDTFSSQTQAASTTDAEELVVGWQEKVFSQYEVDLYQTASNCQTPLERQYHTEIKAMERSGRRQNQRIFTYTDFDRFSKWEEQAQSLLIPAQSTPTFLAERMANVRHRRQERRAVESVVPKTRLITWEPSEEFIKNSHIINTPVQTMHIMGDLGPSGKLGLKENEYILCTIKADGNGVITIKPDFNNNRGAYRFETQGEKREVWRLYLENASSDIHAEEKEKEQRMYRDLYTRHKDYLNSLVGQDFEMPPPGILRLIVNGEIVSAQGYEYDNLYVHFFLDLPNNWSSVPSHCLSGVTQTCRTCSVGKEDVAFFSYPFSFETFFHKEDESDGSLPQWPVLYFKVLSLDFWQRYRTEGYGFLVIPSTLGYHRMTCHTWRPLQSGAVAELRRFFIGGAPELEDISYVRVPGTFKGKRLSRFGFRTQTTGSVTFTLNCIQHARAFIDASTLKKRRQTVLDQLGGHSQQGSVYNVLEAFQRAHKRMQEARETLPRDLINTSARLNSESSA